The Triticum aestivum cultivar Chinese Spring chromosome 5A, IWGSC CS RefSeq v2.1, whole genome shotgun sequence genomic sequence CCGCCACCATGTGAAAACACGTACTCCACCGGCGACCATCCATCCGTCCAATCCCGTGGACACTTGAACCCCATACGCGATCAGCCGAGCGCCCCCTCTGGACCGGAGGCGGCCGCCAGCTGAAATGACCACCCAACCACGCGAGCGGCCGGCCGGTGACTGCCGACGTCCCGCGCACACTTGGTGGCCGCGGCGCTGGCCGGCCGTTGCGTCGAAAGCGATCACTCCAGCTGCGCTGCAGGTCGGCACGGAAAAAAAGCCTATCAACcccggcgggcgggcgggcgggcgggccgACGTCGCTGTCGCCATTTCCATCCACCGCGCGGCAAGTTGGGCTGGGTTGGGGTGCCGCCGGCCGGTCGACGTTCACGATGCTGCGAACCGGCCCGAGGTTTGTTTCCACTTGCAGCCAGCGGTGTCTTGTACCAGTCGTAGTCTccttctagctagctagctagcacatGTCACGCTGCAATTCCCCGGCTAAACACAGGCGGTGGAATCGGATTTGATTATTCGTCCAGAGCTAATCACGTCACGCGGACACGTAAAGAACAGTCTTGCTAGGCGGCCGATGGATCGGTCAGTGCGAGGTTGAGTACACTTCtccgctgctcctgctgctgctatgaaCTGATCAAGCAGAGGCTAagtgtcaaaaaaaaaaattgaagTAGAGGTTTCCGTCTCCTTTTCCTTCTTGCAAGTTACAGTAGTGTTGTTTCTGCGAGGCTTTCTTGCAAGTTACAGCAGGGTTCCTTCATGGCGAATACAAGTTATTACAGTGTACGCAAAGGGAATACACGTGGGAGAACTGCCAATCATTTGAAGTTTCATCGAGCCACCGAAGTTAAATTGATAAAACAAGCGCAGAATTTTCATCAATTCCAATAATCTCCAATTTCATCCATGTTTATGTTACACGGCACTGCCAGTTCATGACCAATCTCTGTATGAGTATGTATGAACTGTCGACTAGTACAATATACTGACGCCTACACAACATCTGAAAGAGGAAGCAAGTACTCCTCCGTCGTTACAAGGAACCAACAAGATCTACTGCCTATATCTTCTACGTATATGGCTACTGGAGTATGTATGTAGTATTACTCACTCACTCACTCAATCTGTACAGGAGCAGAACAAATTTAACCAAACGAATCAACGAATTTCACCACTGGACTGGACTGGACCAAAAACTTGGATGGATCGATGGGATCCATGCAGCAGCAGCTAGATGCTCAGGCGGTGAGAAGCCGGGGCTTCTTGAAGGCGAGGGGGCTCTgcacctcctcctcgtcctcccacATCTTGCCCTTGGCGCACGGCCTCCACACGAACTCCGGCACGGCCGGGATGTTCAGGTCGAAGGCCCGGGCGGCGGAGCTCCCGTTGCCGGTGCTCCCCACCTCGGACTCGGCGGCCGCGGCGGCCAGAAGCTCGGTGGACGAGGGGGCGACGCTGCCCACGCCTCCGTCGTAGTGCTTCCTCTTGTGCCCGCCCAGCGCCTGCCCGGTGGGGAACTCCTTTTGGCAGATGGAGCACCTGTGGACCCTGTTGGTCGTGCCGTCGGAGGACGCGGCGGTGGACGACGTGGCCGGCTCGGCGGACGGCaggacggcggcgacggccgggAGGGCCACGAGTGGAGCGGCGGCGGCATCAGCGGGAGGAGACGGCTGCTTCACCCGGTGGCTCGTCTTGTGGCCACCCAGCGCCTGGTAGGAGCTGAAGGACTTGCCGCACACGGAGCACTTGAACTCGGCAGGCACCGGCGCAGAGAACGACTCCGGCTGCGGCGCCTGAACACGCTGCTTGCCGCCGCGGGAGAGCATGAGGAGGCAGAGCGCGAGGTTCTCCTCCTCGGAGCGCTGGCGGCGCGATCGCTTCCTCTTGGCCCAGCCCTGCAGCACGTGGCCGCTCTCCTCGCCGCTGGTGGCGCCGCTGAGCGCCGCGGCCGCCATCTCCCcgtcgcgctgctgctgctccgggaTCAGGGCGTGGAGCGCTTCCATGGCCGACGACGACATGGCTAAGCAAAGCAGGGAGAGAGaagacctcttcttcttcttcttgcttgtgcggTGGCTGAGGGTGGGAGAGTGTGGTTGCTTGGGTGTCCGCCTCGCTCTAGCTGGGTGTGGTGTGAGGGAGTGGTGGAGTGAGAGCGTTATAAAGCGGTGGGGGcgaggaggtggccggcggcgtGGGAAGTTGCGTCGCAGGTGGAGCATGGAAACGTGGTCGATCGTGCGCACGAGGCGCGGGGCGGTGCTGTGCGGCTGACGGGCGGGGCCGGTTGGTTAGGAACCGGTGGAGTGGCGGCGAAGGTTGGGGTGTGGGTCACTTGGGTTCTTGATGTGGTGGGTGGTGGACGAGAGGTGGGTCGCATGCAACGAAAAAGTCGTGGTCAACGTGGAGGGGAAGACACGGCCGGGCAAGCAAGGCAGGCAGCGCAAGTGGAGCTAGTGAGGTTGCGGGTGTGTGTGGTGGGAGTGTGATTCCGAAGAAGAGTGAGGACTGGTCGGACCGAGGAGGCCGCGGTGTCAGTGCGGACCGACTGTGCATGAGAAGCGGTCGCCGTCGGTTGCGGAACGCAAATCCGACCCGGACCGCTAACGCCGTTTCCACATTAGTTTACTGCTCGAGCTGCGGCTGTCGTGCGTATTTGACCCTCACGCTCATTGGACGGTTCGTTCCAAAATAAATTCGACGCTATATATACGTAGTGCGCACGTACTACGTGACATGCCCATCTTTTTTGGGGGGGTAAAAAACGAAAGCCGGGGCGGGCAACATCCGAATTGTGTTTGTCTTCGTGAAACATCTAGGGTGGTGCATGCATGGGTGCGTGCTGACCTCACGGTTTGATTGTTAGGGCCAGTAGAGTGCAAGCAAAATGACAGTGGGTCAAAATGAGGGGGTGGTGGCTACGGTAGTGGTGCTGGAAACAAAGCCAGCGTTTGGCACATGCGTGTGGAAAGCCGACACGGTCTTCGCGCTCGTGCTTCTTCTGGAGGACGGTTCAGCGAAATCGATCCACGTTGAACCGACCCGGTAACAAGTCAGCCCAGCGCCTCAGACCACGCAACCGGGTACCGGACGTGCTTGGAAGATTCCAACGCTCCGGTCGTCTCGGGGTCAATTAAAATAGCCCGTCGCCTGCCTGTGAGCTTCCGTCCGTCGGCTCGAGTTGGCCCTGCAGAGTGGTGGATCTTCTGCAGCAGGATCATTTTTGCCTGGGCAGTTTACCTGGTACGTGCTAAGTTTGGCAATCAACATGTGGTACGTGCTGGTACAGTTCTTACACGAGGATTCCTGTCCATTTTTGCTTCATTTATCCGCAAGGCACCGACGGGAGGAAAAGCTTGCCGTGCTAGGAGCCTCCTTGTGTGCCTTTTTCTCACGAAAGGCACATGCAATGCCAACACACACACGCCCATGGCCACTTGGCTGGCTACTAACCCGGCGTGCAGGCATGGTTATCTCTTCTCGAGCTAATAAAGAAGCGTACTGCTAAGCGTTGACGTATCGGCATGACACCTCCATCGTATCACACATTCACACCCCCGGCGCCTCCCACGCGCGTCGTCCGTCACCGGGCACGTCACGCCCCGCGTCGCAAGCGAAACCAATCAACACGGCCGGCCCGTCGTCGGCCGGTCGGTCGCTTGCCCAGACGAAACTCGACCACGTATAGGATTACGCCGTACGGGGTCGGCAggaagcccctctctctctctctctctctctctctctctctctctctctctctctctctcgccttgCCTGGCCCCGGCTGGGCCGATGGAGCTGGTCCGTTCCGTCGCACCTGACTTTTCCGCAGCCGCAGCCGGCTCGGGTTCGGCGACTCGGCCGGCGCCTTTCCCAGGGCGGCAACGGCAACGGCAAGCGGCACGTCTCCGTCCCCGTTGGATATGCGTTGCGTGCGCTCGCCTTTCCCCCACGTGTTCCTCGAGCCATCGGCCTCGCCCGCCTAGTGCCGGTGGTGTCGTCGCGATCGGGTCCGCCCCCGCGTGGTACGCACGCAGGTACCCGAGGCCTAACTAGTGATTGGGTAGCTAGTGAGATCGGGAGTGGCCACTGGCCGGCCGAACCACTGCCCTGCCGTGCCGTGGTTTGATTATCCTTGGCCGTTGGGGCAGTGGACAGTGGATGCCGGTGGTGGTTGCGCGGCGCGCGTAGCGAGCGTTGGGGTTGCTTGCGTGCGTCGTTGGATGCCGGGGCGGGGGTGCTGGGTGTGCCACGAGCGGCCACGACGGCGCGAATATGTCCGGAGGGGACGCGGGCGGACCGACGTACGggggatccatccatccatccgtctCTCGTGCTCGTGGATGGAAGGTGGTTGCCCGGTTGGCGAGTGGCTGGTGATCCAGCAGGCAATTGATTAGTTAGGCTTGGTAAAGCGCCTACCTAAccaccccgctgtgctgctctggctggtcacaatgggcaagaacataagttAGTAACTTatacacttccctagactatgttactacttccatagtgggtaggaacatctatgtagtgtcatgcaacaatgtatttattaggttatagacttatTATTtttttggagtgtgtgatgttccggtaacttagctagttaccacaagcacctctctctttattaaatatgtgccacataagcaaagttgtattggagtgtgtgatgttactctaAGTTTCTCCCCATTGTGACAGAATCGCCAACTTTCCCGTCTGATCTCGGCTTTTGTTTTAAGCCACTGCTGCACCTGCACTGCACTGCTGTCGTGACGCAGAGTGTGATTCGTCGCATAAATAAATGAAAAGGCAGAGTCTGGTTATGCATGTATATGTTTAGCGTGGGAGATGCTGAACTCAGAGCCCAAAAAATCTCTAGCCAAATGATCTGGAAATTGATGTACTAGACGCTAACAATAGTAGTGGAGAACTGACTGAGCAGCGAGGTACTAGTATTGATGTTCTGAACAATAGTAATACTGAACTGAACAATAAACAAAAGGAAATGGAGGAAAAGAATGCTACACAAGCAACAAAATTGTTTGGATGCAAGAAGAATGAATGGTGTTGAAGCTGATAGAAGTTTTTTCCAGTTGGAATTGCAGAAGCAGAATGCACTGTTAGAGAAATTGCTGCAACAAATTTTAGACAATAATGAATCTGATAAGAGCAAGGTAGCTATTCCCCCTGATCTTGATTACGGTAAAGATTTGGAAAACATTGGCCATGACGATAATTTGGAATTGGGAGATGCTTATCATGCGCCAATGGATTGTAATGCTTATCAAAATGAGAATGATgtacaagttagacgtcttctactttgttgttgcaagttttacgtggctgctacgggcttagcaagaaccgttcttacctacgcatcaaaaaccacaacgcggtatagtaaTTGCTTTTTGattttcagaaagaaccctgttcattgaattcgattcaacaaaagttggagaaactgacacccaccagccacctgtgtgagaagcatgtcagtagaaccggtctcgcgtaagcgtacacataatgtcggtctgaaccgctccatccaacaataccgttgaattaAGAATCAAcgagtgacggcaagcaatatgtatatacccacgccctctgttggaaaaggcagtgcctaggaggcgcttaggcacgcctaggcgctaggcaatggccaaacgcctcgcctagggcataagcagAAGTCTAGGCAGAGCAAGTAAGAAATTGTCTACCCAAGAGAGAAATCATGCCATGTTGCACTAATATGCCAAAAGGACCATATTCCAATTGTAGTGGCTGGTAGTTAACATACTTATATGCCCTGAATTAATAAAATACACATATGATAACTAGATATTGTCGGTGTACTAAATCAGGGGTCCTTTAGTACCCCAGACTTGTGCACAGGTAGTTGTAGCCCTCCGGACGGCAAGGGCTTGCCGGAGGATACCTCTACCCAAGACTCAATACTTGGGCAACCAAGACCGTAAAGAAGACATCCTGGTAAGTCATTGAGAAGTACTAAGTTAGTACTAAAGGTCAAGACTCCAGTTATCTGCAAGCTCAACACCGGCAAGCCACATACCCCACAAAGTCTTTGCCGGAAAATTCCCCCTCTCGCTCTTCAGCTACTCCACCTCATAGACCAGTTGATGGCTTGTCAAGATTAGGTGTCGAGCAAGCATGCAGCTTGCGGAGGATCAACAGGGCACATGCCAGAACGTTGCATAAAGGTTGACTTTACTAACACCCGTCTAGTGGACGTGTCAAGAAGATAGAGGTGCCAGCCCAACGACATAGAAGGAGAGACGCCTTTGGCCAAAGGATCATTATCAACTCATGTTGCATTGAAAATTATATAACCGCCTAGGCTACGCCTAGGGCGCTTAAgtaccgcctaggcactaggcgaaggccaaccgcctcgcttacgcctaccgctttttccaaacttgcccacgcccacaactcctttgtgttccactcgtgcatataacatctacgcatagacctggctcggaagccactgttggggaacacagtaatttaaaaaaaaatccta encodes the following:
- the LOC123105126 gene encoding zinc finger protein 1-like, which gives rise to MSSSAMEALHALIPEQQQRDGEMAAAALSGATSGEESGHVLQGWAKRKRSRRQRSEEENLALCLLMLSRGGKQRVQAPQPESFSAPVPAEFKCSVCGKSFSSYQALGGHKTSHRVKQPSPPADAAAAPLVALPAVAAVLPSAEPATSSTAASSDGTTNRVHRCSICQKEFPTGQALGGHKRKHYDGGVGSVAPSSTELLAAAAAESEVGSTGNGSSAARAFDLNIPAVPEFVWRPCAKGKMWEDEEEVQSPLAFKKPRLLTA